A region from the Triticum aestivum cultivar Chinese Spring chromosome 3D, IWGSC CS RefSeq v2.1, whole genome shotgun sequence genome encodes:
- the LOC123075813 gene encoding uncharacterized protein produces the protein MLSSSCSVAACGVRAFRLLAVAAVRLPMLLFCDAMVWAVTFLTFPVRLLAAADRERKLERLVGEMQGQMERVVWENRDLEQRLRTALKENATMEGILDEMEEENEEAFARIDLLESQLKALKKENMRLKEQRGKSVWDKAAATATAATVAVAGNGGGKKKPGETRAWEGQEEEEEDAPAQRDQPVVFRPGDLDAFPPSEARDQLLRATARRRSLFSLGMSLAVGGIAWSADAPCLPLLAGLVGVVAMSMCSVSRLFRAPADHRVLPPASAASDGAVALLSLNWFLLGVLTYPMLPGVARAVVPRAARLAGPAIAWLAAAVPV, from the exons ATGCTTTCTTCGTCTTGCTCCGTCGCGGCGTGCGGCGTTCGTGCGTTCCGGCTCCTGGCCGTGGCCGCCGTCCGGCTCCCGATGCTCCTCTTCTGCGACGCCATGGTGTGGGCCGTCACCTTCCTCACCTTCCCCGtgcgcctcctcgccgccgccgacagGGAGCGCAAG CTGGAGCGGCTGGTGGGGGAGATGCAGGGGCAGATGGAGCGGGTGGTGTGGGAGAACAGGGACCTGGAGCAGCGGCTGCGGACGGCGCTCAAGGAGAACGCGACCATGGAGGGCATCCTCGACGAGATGGAGGAGGAGAACGAGGAGGCCTTCGCCCGGATCGACCTCCTCGAGAGCCAG CTCAAGGCGCTCAAGAAGGAGAACATGCGGCTCAAGGAGCAGAGGGGCAAGTCCGTGTGGGACAAGGcggcggccacggccacggcggcgacggtggcggtggcCGGAAATGGCGGCGGCAAGAAGAAGCCTGGCGAAACGAGGGCAtgggaaggccaagaagaagaggaagaagacgcgcCAGCGCAGAGGGACCAGCCGGTCGTCTTCAGACCCGGCGACCTCGACGCCTTCCCACCGTCGGAGGCGCGGGATCAGCTGTtgcgggcgacggcgcggcggcggagccTGTTCAGCCTGGGCATGTCGCTGGCGGTGGGAGGGATCGCGTGGTCGGCGGACGCGCCGTGCCTGCCGCTCCTCGCGGGGCTCGTCGGCGTGGTGGCCATGTCCATGTGCAGCGTGTCGCGCCTCTTCCGGGCGCCCGCAGACCACCGCGTCCTGCCTCCGGCGTCGGCGGCCTCCGACGGCGCCGTGGCGCTGCTGAGCCTCAACTGGTTCCTGCTGGGCGTGCTCACCTACCCGATGCTGCCGGGCGTTGCGCGGGCCGTCGTCCCGCGCGCCGCGCGCCTCGCCGGCCCCGCCATCGCGTGGCTCGCTGCCGCGGTGCCCGTTTGA